A stretch of Candidatus Vicinibacter affinis DNA encodes these proteins:
- a CDS encoding UbiD family decarboxylase, which translates to MSYPNLVSCLNDLEKTGQLLRIPVEVDPDQEMAEIHRRIYDKGGPAILFEKVKSSPFMAASNLYGTNERSEFIFRSSLAKMEQLIRLKVNPAELLKSPFKSIRLLPFLTNALPKKVIFNKPVLQHQTKISQLPLIKSWPDDGGAFITLPQVISFPPESKSLKDANVGMYRIQLTGNQYLPEEEVGLHYQLHRGIGIHHKAYNQTTKEFKISIGVGGPPAYSLGSIFPLPEGMSEILFSGLLGNKRYPYTWHEGYFIPVEVDFCITGTVLKDQLKPEGPFGDHLGYYSLTHDFPVLKVHKIFHKTDPIWHFTVVGRPPQEDSGFGHLIHQMVKELTTNEFPGVKEIHAVDVAGVHPLLLAIGSERYMPFREKSPEEILTQANHILGKGQTSLAKYLFISTNDDAPNLTTKNVPEFFDYFLRRVDWKNDLHFYTKTTIDTLDYSGENWNSGSKLVVACNRNIQRTLSRELGDFPNISTVQKIKLIAPGIIALGVPKYKNAIQTKSEVEAISEGLKHNETNGFPLLILVDDAEFVSSNFNNFLWVTFTRSNPANDIYGVDEFIENKHWGCKGSLIIDARIKPHHAPELIVDKHVQDKVDELFHSVACLKPFA; encoded by the coding sequence GGATTTATGACAAAGGAGGACCTGCCATTCTATTTGAAAAAGTAAAGTCCAGTCCATTCATGGCAGCTTCCAATCTTTATGGAACGAATGAACGATCGGAGTTTATTTTCAGAAGTTCGCTGGCAAAAATGGAGCAACTCATTCGATTAAAAGTAAATCCTGCAGAACTGCTGAAATCTCCGTTTAAATCAATACGCCTTTTACCATTTCTTACCAATGCACTTCCCAAAAAAGTTATTTTCAATAAACCAGTGCTTCAACATCAAACCAAAATAAGTCAATTACCTTTAATTAAATCCTGGCCTGATGATGGAGGGGCCTTTATAACCTTACCTCAAGTAATCAGTTTCCCTCCCGAATCCAAATCGCTTAAAGATGCCAATGTTGGGATGTATCGGATTCAGTTAACCGGCAACCAATACCTTCCTGAAGAGGAGGTAGGACTGCACTATCAATTGCATAGAGGAATTGGAATTCACCATAAAGCCTATAATCAAACGACAAAAGAATTTAAAATTAGTATTGGAGTGGGTGGACCTCCGGCCTATTCTTTGGGTTCTATCTTCCCATTACCTGAAGGAATGAGTGAAATACTTTTTTCCGGATTGCTTGGTAATAAAAGATATCCATACACCTGGCATGAAGGTTATTTCATTCCAGTTGAAGTTGATTTCTGTATCACGGGTACTGTCTTAAAAGATCAACTAAAACCTGAGGGTCCATTTGGAGATCACTTGGGGTATTACAGTCTTACACATGATTTTCCGGTTCTAAAAGTTCACAAAATATTTCATAAGACTGATCCAATTTGGCACTTTACAGTAGTTGGAAGACCTCCCCAGGAAGACTCAGGTTTCGGCCACCTCATACATCAGATGGTAAAGGAACTTACTACTAATGAATTTCCGGGGGTTAAGGAAATTCATGCCGTGGATGTGGCAGGTGTGCATCCTCTGTTATTGGCTATTGGATCAGAAAGATACATGCCATTTCGAGAAAAATCCCCTGAAGAAATTCTTACTCAGGCAAACCATATTCTTGGAAAGGGACAAACTTCTTTAGCAAAATATTTATTCATTTCAACTAATGATGATGCACCGAATCTCACAACTAAAAATGTCCCTGAATTTTTTGATTACTTTCTGCGCAGGGTAGATTGGAAAAATGATCTGCATTTTTATACGAAGACAACAATTGACACACTTGACTATTCCGGTGAAAACTGGAACAGTGGCTCAAAGTTGGTGGTGGCCTGTAATCGAAATATACAAAGAACTCTTTCTCGGGAATTGGGTGATTTTCCAAACATTTCAACTGTTCAAAAAATTAAGTTGATAGCTCCAGGGATAATCGCACTTGGAGTCCCAAAATACAAGAATGCTATTCAAACCAAATCGGAAGTAGAAGCAATCAGTGAAGGATTAAAACATAACGAAACCAATGGTTTTCCTCTTTTGATCCTGGTCGATGATGCTGAATTTGTATCCAGCAATTTTAACAACTTTTTATGGGTAACATTTACAAGAAGTAATCCTGCGAACGATATTTATGGAGTTGATGAATTCATAGAAAATAAACATTGGGGTTGTAAAGGCTCATTAATTATTGATGCACGAATAAAACCCCATCATGCGCCAGAATTAATTGTTGACAAACATGTTCAAGATAAAGTTGATGAGTTATTTCATTCTGTTGCTTGTTTAAAACCATTTGCTTAA
- a CDS encoding M28 family peptidase has product MRQIFILLFLCIFQVLRANSIPELEQCLINRIGSDKIEVLYELKDQDNQELEIRCKVFWANGIQAHQEITNLNFSGDFGFPINPGANKKVTIQTSNPNGFQGEIRIILSAYDRENIDISDILNQINVTRFENDLLTLQGKRNAVTDPAFLQKSRTYLTEQMAAHLPVTELKSTVPQYTCINYESNQWGTDLPGKIQIVDAHYDSYGQSPGADDNGSGTAGVLEILRVLSKYAAKKTVRYLLFDLEESGLVGSNIYLNNQINKKDTVESVFNFEMIGYYTEKENTQDLPTGFNFLFPEAYNQVIANKRKGDFITNVGNTNSKKLIEIFANACKNYVPSLKYISLEVPGTGSMVPDLRRSDHANFWDKNIPALMLTDGANFRNKNYHTPKDSLHYLDLAFASNVLKATIASLIEVAGIEHGTSKNFTLSEQTQNDDQIISQTRLNIYQGKLWIECPAFCESFKLTLINQQGQICIQKILKEDGSDRKIVDLGHLPGGLYFATLSKGSRTKTIKCLLNH; this is encoded by the coding sequence ATGCGCCAGATCTTTATCCTTTTATTTCTTTGCATCTTTCAAGTTTTAAGGGCCAATTCCATTCCAGAATTAGAACAATGCCTTATAAACCGCATTGGATCAGACAAAATAGAAGTGCTTTATGAACTTAAGGATCAGGATAACCAAGAGCTTGAGATTCGTTGTAAAGTTTTTTGGGCGAATGGTATTCAGGCACATCAAGAAATCACCAATCTTAACTTTTCAGGAGACTTTGGATTTCCAATTAATCCTGGAGCCAATAAGAAAGTTACCATACAGACTTCAAATCCAAATGGATTTCAAGGTGAAATTAGAATCATATTAAGTGCTTATGATCGCGAAAATATTGATATTTCTGACATTTTAAATCAGATAAATGTCACACGGTTTGAAAATGATCTTCTTACGTTACAAGGCAAAAGAAATGCAGTGACTGATCCTGCGTTTTTACAAAAATCAAGGACTTATCTCACTGAACAAATGGCTGCTCATCTTCCGGTAACAGAGCTAAAGTCCACAGTACCTCAATACACTTGTATTAACTATGAATCCAATCAATGGGGAACTGACCTGCCTGGAAAAATTCAAATAGTGGATGCACATTATGATAGTTATGGGCAATCACCGGGAGCAGATGACAATGGCTCGGGAACGGCCGGCGTATTGGAAATCTTACGGGTACTATCCAAGTATGCAGCCAAAAAAACTGTTCGCTACCTTCTTTTTGATCTTGAAGAATCAGGTTTGGTTGGCTCTAATATTTATCTCAATAATCAAATCAATAAAAAAGATACTGTAGAGTCAGTTTTCAATTTTGAAATGATTGGTTACTATACTGAAAAAGAAAATACTCAGGATTTACCAACCGGATTTAACTTTTTATTCCCGGAGGCTTATAATCAAGTCATCGCCAATAAGCGAAAAGGAGATTTTATTACCAATGTCGGAAATACCAATTCGAAAAAACTTATAGAAATTTTTGCAAATGCATGTAAGAATTATGTACCCTCTTTAAAGTACATTTCTTTGGAAGTTCCTGGTACCGGGAGTATGGTACCTGACTTGAGAAGAAGTGATCATGCTAATTTTTGGGACAAAAATATACCTGCATTGATGTTGACTGACGGGGCAAATTTTAGAAACAAAAATTACCACACTCCAAAAGACAGCCTTCACTACCTTGATCTTGCCTTCGCTTCCAATGTTTTAAAGGCAACCATTGCAAGCCTCATTGAGGTGGCTGGTATAGAACATGGTACCAGTAAAAATTTCACCTTAAGTGAACAGACCCAAAATGATGACCAAATAATCTCTCAAACCAGGCTAAATATTTATCAAGGAAAGCTATGGATTGAATGTCCTGCCTTTTGTGAAAGTTTCAAATTAACTCTAATTAATCAGCAGGGTCAGATTTGTATCCAAAAAATATTAAAAGAAGATGGAAGCGATCGAAAGATTGTTGACTTAGGTCATCTTCCAGGAGGCTTGTATTTTGCAACACTGTCAAAAGGCAGTCGAACGAAAACCATTAAATGTCTGCTCAACCATTAA
- the folK gene encoding 2-amino-4-hydroxy-6-hydroxymethyldihydropteridine diphosphokinase: MSAQPLNTNGSIVYLLLGTNLGKRKYQLDKAKGFIENLIGKIQSESSLYETQPWENPDQSSFLNQAIAIKTQLTPDQMLQEIHNIEKQMGRVRKEKNEPRIIDIDILLWGKNVIKGMDLEIPHPKLHLRNFVLVPLMEIAGNEIHPIFKKSIEELYEECEDPLEVYTIN; encoded by the coding sequence ATGTCTGCTCAACCATTAAACACTAACGGTTCAATCGTATATCTTCTTCTTGGCACTAATCTAGGGAAGAGGAAATATCAATTAGATAAGGCTAAAGGATTTATTGAAAATTTGATTGGAAAAATCCAGTCAGAATCCTCGCTTTATGAGACCCAACCTTGGGAAAATCCTGATCAATCGAGTTTTTTAAATCAGGCTATCGCAATTAAAACTCAATTGACACCGGATCAGATGTTACAAGAAATTCATAACATTGAGAAACAAATGGGTAGAGTCCGCAAGGAGAAAAACGAGCCTAGAATTATAGACATCGATATTTTATTATGGGGAAAGAATGTTATTAAAGGAATGGATTTAGAGATTCCTCATCCAAAATTGCATTTACGTAATTTCGTACTTGTCCCCTTAATGGAAATTGCCGGTAACGAAATACACCCAATATTTAAAAAAAGCATTGAGGAACTTTATGAAGAATGTGAAGACCCTCTGGAAGTTTATACGATAAATTGA
- a CDS encoding deoxynucleoside kinase, producing MKKNIPYNYICIEGNIGAGKTTLTTKLATDLNSNLILEQFAENPFLEYFYKEPERYALAVELFFLAERQKQLQATIMNKDLFTEFTLADYSLIKSMLFAKHNLAPDEFALFQRIFTSLSQQIPKPDLILYLHRPLEKIKTHIIQRARPYEMNISDQYLETVQNSYFDFFKAQTIIPVLVLDAEHFDFINNPVHYGEIKNILTNKYNPGLHHIRIMF from the coding sequence ATGAAGAAGAATATCCCTTATAACTATATCTGCATTGAAGGCAATATTGGAGCAGGAAAAACGACCTTAACTACAAAACTTGCTACTGATTTGAATAGCAACCTGATCTTGGAACAATTTGCAGAAAATCCGTTTCTTGAATACTTTTATAAGGAGCCGGAACGTTATGCGCTTGCCGTTGAATTGTTTTTTCTGGCAGAAAGGCAAAAACAGCTTCAAGCGACCATAATGAATAAGGACTTGTTTACTGAATTCACGCTGGCAGATTATTCTTTGATAAAAAGTATGTTGTTTGCAAAACACAATCTAGCTCCGGATGAATTTGCCTTGTTCCAAAGAATATTTACATCGTTGAGTCAACAAATACCTAAACCTGATTTAATACTTTACCTGCATCGCCCTCTTGAAAAAATTAAAACGCACATTATCCAGAGAGCCAGACCATATGAAATGAATATTTCGGACCAATATTTGGAGACTGTTCAAAATTCATACTTTGATTTCTTTAAGGCGCAAACCATTATTCCTGTTTTGGTGTTAGATGCAGAACATTTTGATTTTATTAATAACCCTGTCCATTATGGAGAAATTAAGAACATCTTGACCAATAAATATAACCCTGGACTCCACCATATTAGAATAATGTTTTAA
- the sppA gene encoding signal peptide peptidase SppA, translating to MGQFLKFVFASCLGTILAGLLLFLILIGIGTSMASKSMDGEGSATISDPSVLKIKIPDFLPEQTNNVQFSGFSFKEQKVLGVHDIAQCIINAAVDPKIKGIYLISSNYAHGYATLKIIRDALLKFKDSGKFIMAYVNFTDHKNYFINSVADQIYMHPLGFVELKGFGASIPFYKEMMEKIGLKFNIYYAGEFKSATEPFRLSKMSPENRLQLSEYLNGQFALYTEQVAKSRNLENAHLKNIFDQFLASSPMKALEYKLIDSIAYEIDAQNNLRFKLGLDAGAKINFVNLNEYFLANGKSKQDYSAKNKIAVVFAEGNIIDGPGQEGEIGRKYVKIIRDIRENKNVKAIVLRVNSPGGSAMMSDEILREIDLARAEGKPVVVSMGDYAASGGYYIACHADSIFASPHTLTGSIGVFAMIPNVKTMTDEKLGIDFDTIGTGPMASKFNLTQNWGTEEANIIQENIDHTYKTFLKVVSLGRNMSTDQVNEIARGRIWLGSKALQNGLISKIGELDDAIKSAATLASIDRYRITEYPQQKDPVQKFIDQIKGDEDDIKSTMTKKILKENLGSVYPYYEEWLNIQKNTGVQMRLPIKILY from the coding sequence ATGGGACAATTTTTAAAATTTGTTTTTGCATCTTGTTTAGGAACCATACTTGCAGGCCTGTTACTTTTTCTAATTCTCATAGGAATAGGAACCAGTATGGCTTCCAAAAGTATGGACGGAGAAGGAAGTGCCACCATTTCTGATCCTTCTGTATTGAAAATTAAAATACCTGATTTTCTTCCAGAACAAACAAATAATGTTCAGTTTTCCGGATTCAGCTTCAAAGAGCAAAAAGTATTGGGCGTTCATGACATTGCCCAATGTATTATCAATGCTGCTGTAGATCCAAAAATCAAAGGAATTTACCTGATCAGTTCGAATTACGCACATGGTTATGCAACCTTGAAAATAATTAGGGATGCCTTGTTGAAATTTAAAGATTCAGGAAAATTTATCATGGCTTATGTAAATTTCACTGATCATAAAAACTATTTTATAAATTCTGTTGCTGACCAAATTTACATGCATCCGCTCGGATTTGTTGAGTTAAAAGGTTTTGGTGCTTCAATTCCATTTTATAAGGAGATGATGGAAAAGATCGGTTTGAAATTTAACATTTATTATGCCGGAGAATTCAAATCAGCTACAGAGCCATTCAGACTTAGTAAAATGAGTCCCGAAAACAGACTTCAATTATCTGAATATTTGAATGGACAATTTGCCCTCTATACCGAACAAGTGGCGAAGAGCCGAAACCTTGAAAATGCCCATTTAAAAAATATTTTTGATCAATTTCTAGCCTCTTCCCCCATGAAGGCACTTGAGTATAAGTTGATTGATTCCATCGCCTATGAAATAGACGCGCAGAACAACTTACGATTTAAGCTTGGTCTTGATGCCGGAGCTAAAATTAATTTTGTCAACTTAAATGAATATTTTTTAGCCAACGGAAAGTCAAAACAGGATTACAGTGCAAAAAATAAAATAGCAGTTGTTTTTGCTGAAGGAAATATAATTGATGGACCCGGTCAGGAAGGAGAAATTGGCAGAAAGTATGTCAAAATCATCAGAGATATCCGGGAAAATAAAAATGTTAAAGCTATAGTGCTTAGGGTAAATTCACCGGGAGGCTCAGCCATGATGTCTGATGAAATCCTAAGGGAAATCGACTTAGCAAGGGCTGAAGGCAAACCTGTAGTAGTCAGTATGGGAGATTATGCTGCTTCAGGTGGATATTACATCGCATGCCACGCAGACAGTATTTTTGCAAGCCCTCATACATTAACCGGGTCCATCGGAGTATTCGCGATGATCCCAAATGTAAAAACAATGACAGACGAAAAGCTTGGTATTGATTTTGACACAATTGGGACTGGACCTATGGCCAGCAAATTTAATCTGACTCAAAATTGGGGAACTGAGGAAGCTAATATTATTCAAGAGAATATTGACCACACTTACAAGACGTTTTTAAAAGTAGTTTCTTTAGGCAGGAACATGTCTACTGATCAAGTTAATGAGATTGCCAGAGGTAGAATCTGGTTAGGTTCAAAGGCTCTGCAAAATGGCTTAATCAGTAAAATTGGAGAATTAGACGACGCCATCAAATCCGCTGCTACTTTAGCCTCAATAGATCGTTATAGAATTACAGAGTATCCTCAACAAAAAGATCCTGTCCAAAAGTTCATTGATCAAATCAAAGGTGATGAAGATGATATAAAATCCACGATGACAAAAAAGATTCTCAAAGAAAACCTTGGATCAGTTTATCCATATTATGAGGAGTGGTTAAACATCCAAAAAAATACCGGAGTTCAAATGAGGCTCCCTATTAAAATTCTCTATTGA
- the trxB gene encoding thioredoxin-disulfide reductase: MNIHHCIIIGSGPSGYTAAIYAARANMHPVLFTGSEPGGQLMITTEVENYPGYPKGVHGPQMMDDFKNQAERFETDIRYERITGVDFSGPVHKIWTESGEVLHAHAIIISTGASAKWLGLPAEQKLMNKGVSACAVCDGFFFKGLEVAVVGGGDTAAEEASYLAKLCPKVHLLVRKDQMRASKIMQERVASNPAIQIHYNTETLDILGEEEVTGMKIINTVTKQISEIPIKAFFVAIGHKPNSDPFLNWLDMDEQGYIKTIPGTSKTKVPGVFASGDVQDRIYRQAVTAAGSGCMAALDAERYLAENGII; the protein is encoded by the coding sequence ATGAACATTCATCATTGTATTATAATTGGGTCGGGGCCATCAGGTTATACAGCTGCCATTTATGCAGCAAGGGCTAATATGCATCCTGTACTTTTTACAGGTAGTGAACCAGGCGGGCAACTCATGATAACCACAGAAGTTGAAAATTATCCCGGATATCCTAAAGGGGTGCATGGTCCGCAAATGATGGATGACTTTAAGAATCAGGCTGAAAGATTTGAAACGGATATTAGATATGAAAGGATTACTGGAGTGGACTTTAGCGGTCCTGTCCATAAAATCTGGACAGAATCCGGAGAGGTGTTGCATGCTCATGCCATCATTATTTCTACAGGAGCAAGTGCCAAGTGGTTAGGATTGCCGGCCGAGCAAAAACTTATGAATAAAGGAGTTTCAGCATGTGCGGTCTGTGATGGTTTCTTTTTTAAAGGATTGGAAGTTGCAGTAGTAGGAGGGGGAGATACCGCTGCTGAAGAGGCCAGCTATTTGGCAAAGCTTTGCCCGAAGGTACATTTACTGGTGCGGAAAGATCAAATGAGGGCATCCAAAATTATGCAGGAAAGAGTTGCCTCAAATCCAGCAATACAGATCCATTACAATACAGAAACATTGGATATTTTAGGGGAAGAGGAAGTAACCGGCATGAAAATTATTAATACAGTTACCAAGCAAATATCAGAAATTCCAATAAAAGCTTTTTTTGTAGCTATAGGGCATAAGCCAAATTCTGACCCTTTTCTAAATTGGCTGGATATGGATGAACAAGGTTACATTAAAACCATTCCGGGTACCAGTAAAACTAAAGTGCCAGGAGTTTTTGCCAGTGGAGATGTACAAGATAGAATATATCGTCAGGCAGTAACAGCAGCTGGCAGCGGTTGTATGGCCGCTCTGGATGCAGAAAGGTATTTGGCTGAAAACGGGATTATTTAA
- a CDS encoding AAA family ATPase gives MTLNKHIVLIGMSGAGKSTLARALADTFNLNCYDTDQLIESAYELDINNIWKNYGEFEFRVMERKVLFNVLNCNPGVVATGGGLPFFFDHMHQLKQCSTVYLKADYHLLLSRIAELDKPLFKNDIHKEDAIKYILNTRQFFYNQAELKLDAGQKTEQLVNILGRIFLLEG, from the coding sequence ATGACTTTAAATAAACACATTGTTCTGATTGGAATGTCCGGTGCTGGTAAATCTACCCTGGCAAGAGCCTTGGCTGATACATTTAATTTGAATTGTTACGATACCGACCAGTTAATTGAATCAGCTTATGAACTTGATATCAATAATATATGGAAAAATTATGGTGAATTCGAATTTAGGGTTATGGAGCGAAAAGTTTTGTTTAATGTTCTAAACTGTAATCCGGGGGTGGTTGCAACTGGAGGAGGATTGCCATTTTTTTTTGATCATATGCACCAATTGAAACAATGCAGTACAGTTTATCTTAAAGCTGATTACCATCTACTTCTGAGCCGCATTGCTGAATTAGATAAACCTTTGTTTAAGAATGATATACATAAAGAAGATGCCATAAAATACATCTTAAATACAAGGCAATTTTTCTACAATCAAGCAGAGTTAAAATTGGATGCTGGACAGAAAACTGAACAATTGGTGAACATTTTAGGACGGATATTCTTATTAGAAGGCTAA